In one window of Acidobacteriota bacterium DNA:
- a CDS encoding dihydroorotate dehydrogenase, with amino-acid sequence MTPSLKVNIAGVEFANPVMTASGCCGYGEELSRLYPLSRLGALVTKTITPEPRLGHPPPRTAETRAGMLNAIGLANVGIDCFIAEKLPFLDNQKTRVIVNVGGRTVQEYVDLCARLEDCRRVDMIELNLGCPNVNEGGMQFGADPRMTERTLREVRKVCSRPVIAKLTPNVTDITVTARAAEQGGADGLSLVNSVVGMTVDVETWRPTLSFNRGGLTGPAIKPIALAQVDAVYNACRLPIIGIGGISEYRDVVEFLLVGAVAVQVGTALFVDPNTPLHIVNGLRDYMKSRRIARVADMIGKVRKY; translated from the coding sequence GTGACGCCGTCCCTGAAGGTCAACATCGCCGGGGTCGAGTTTGCCAATCCCGTCATGACGGCATCCGGGTGTTGCGGCTACGGCGAAGAGCTGTCCCGCCTTTACCCTCTGTCAAGACTCGGGGCTCTTGTTACCAAAACGATCACGCCGGAACCCCGGCTGGGGCACCCGCCGCCGCGCACCGCCGAGACCCGGGCCGGAATGCTGAACGCCATCGGCCTGGCCAACGTCGGTATCGACTGCTTCATAGCCGAAAAGCTGCCGTTCCTGGACAACCAGAAGACGAGAGTCATCGTGAACGTCGGGGGCAGGACGGTTCAGGAGTATGTCGACCTCTGTGCGCGGCTGGAGGACTGCCGGCGGGTGGACATGATCGAACTGAACCTTGGTTGTCCCAACGTCAACGAAGGAGGCATGCAGTTCGGCGCTGATCCGCGGATGACCGAGCGCACCCTGCGAGAGGTCAGGAAGGTGTGTTCGCGGCCGGTGATCGCCAAACTTACTCCCAACGTGACTGATATCACCGTTACCGCCAGAGCCGCCGAACAGGGGGGAGCCGATGGTCTGTCGCTGGTCAATTCGGTCGTGGGGATGACGGTCGACGTGGAGACCTGGCGCCCTACGCTAAGCTTCAACAGGGGCGGTCTGACGGGCCCGGCGATCAAGCCGATTGCTCTGGCCCAGGTTGATGCCGTGTACAACGCGTGCCGGCTGCCCATCATCGGCATCGGGGGCATCTCGGAATACCGGGACGTAGTGGAGTTCCTGCTGGTGGGGGCCGTCGCGGTGCAGGTGGGAACCGCGCTGTTCGTTGACCCCAACACCCCGCTGCATATCGTCAACGGGCTGAGGGACTACATGAAGTCCAGACGCATTGCCCGCGTCGCTGACATGATCGGGAAAGTGAGGAAGTACTGA
- the pyrF gene encoding orotidine-5'-phosphate decarboxylase: MAAVKNLRKIQQKNRSIICLGLDLDPKRMPPEYSNSVKAMFDFTRRVIDATADLVCAYKPNMAFYESLGADGWSLLRLITERIPEEIPVIVDGKRGDIGNTASHYARSLFEMLRADWVTLNPYMGYDSLRPFLEHKDKGVFVLCLTSNSGAKDFQLLTVEGKPLYEVVAEKVIYWNKDHNCGLVVGATHPDVLKELRALAGDMPLLIPGVGAQGGSLEQAVLNGTDNFRKPAVINVSRSVLYASTGADFAERARAELEKLNATVNSLRPGARPADDVSGEAGSDEPAGEQPSG, from the coding sequence ATGGCTGCAGTGAAGAACCTTCGGAAGATACAGCAGAAGAATCGATCGATAATTTGTCTGGGACTTGATCTCGATCCGAAGAGAATGCCCCCTGAATACAGCAACTCGGTCAAGGCGATGTTTGACTTCACCCGCCGCGTCATCGACGCCACCGCGGATCTGGTGTGCGCATACAAGCCGAACATGGCGTTCTACGAGAGTCTCGGGGCTGACGGCTGGTCACTTCTGCGTCTCATAACCGAGCGGATCCCCGAAGAGATCCCGGTCATCGTTGACGGCAAGCGCGGCGATATCGGCAACACGGCGTCGCATTATGCCAGATCACTGTTCGAGATGCTCCGGGCCGATTGGGTGACGTTAAACCCGTACATGGGATATGATTCACTGCGGCCGTTTCTGGAGCACAAAGATAAGGGCGTGTTTGTCCTGTGTTTGACGTCGAATTCCGGGGCCAAGGATTTCCAGCTACTGACCGTCGAGGGGAAACCACTGTACGAGGTCGTGGCCGAGAAAGTGATCTACTGGAACAAGGATCATAACTGCGGTCTTGTTGTGGGGGCGACGCACCCTGATGTGCTCAAGGAGTTGCGCGCGCTGGCCGGTGACATGCCCCTGTTGATTCCGGGCGTGGGCGCCCAGGGCGGCTCACTCGAACAGGCGGTTCTCAACGGTACGGACAACTTCCGCAAGCCGGCCGTGATCAACGTCTCCAGGTCAGTCCTGTACGCCTCTACCGGTGCGGATTTCGCCGAGCGGGCTCGCGCCGAACTTGAGAAACTCAACGCCACGGTCAACTCGCTTCGACCGGGGGCCAGGCCGGCCGACGACGTGTCGGGCGAGGCCGGCAGTGACGAGCCGGCTGGTGAGCAGCCTTCAGGCTGA
- a CDS encoding GNAT family protein — protein MADDKKPPTLPGLIGDKVYLRFATAEDVANTHHWYLLSDPHLLSPEAPTFLTPAEAAEAFRKQERSSAHERFTVIRLKDKTPVGWVRFFDLNPHNRSAALEVVIDPDERKKGHGIEAMRILCRYLFEYRGLNKVYARIADRNQAMVSLLKKAGFQRDGTLRRHYFYKGEYEDGSLYSLLRFEAQR, from the coding sequence ATGGCCGATGACAAAAAGCCGCCGACCTTGCCGGGGCTGATCGGAGACAAAGTCTACCTGCGCTTCGCGACCGCCGAAGACGTCGCCAACACGCACCACTGGTACCTTCTCAGCGACCCGCACCTGCTCAGCCCGGAGGCTCCGACATTCCTGACACCGGCCGAGGCCGCCGAGGCCTTCCGAAAACAGGAGAGGTCGTCCGCTCACGAGCGGTTTACGGTCATTCGACTGAAAGACAAGACCCCCGTCGGCTGGGTCCGCTTCTTCGACCTGAACCCGCACAACCGCTCGGCCGCGCTCGAGGTGGTGATTGATCCCGACGAACGCAAGAAGGGTCACGGGATCGAGGCCATGCGGATACTCTGCCGGTACTTGTTCGAGTATCGCGGCCTGAACAAGGTTTACGCCCGAATCGCTGACCGCAACCAGGCCATGGTTTCGCTTCTTAAGAAGGCGGGTTTCCAGCGTGACGGCACCCTGCGCCGCCACTACTTCTACAAGGGCGAGTACGAGGACGGCAGCTTGTACTCCCTGCTGCGTTTCGAGGCCCAGCGGTAA
- a CDS encoding inorganic diphosphatase yields MAHPWHDVDPGGNVEELFFSVIEISKGSKNKYELDKKTGLLMADRVLYSAVHYPANYGFIPRSYCDDGDPLDVLVLCQEPLSPMCIVACKAIGMMSMRDEKGQDDKILAVHATDPAYNAYDDISALPRHVINELQRFFLDYKVLEHKEVVVEDFRGRIDAVNTIRDSLRLYRECLPDIRKGETDGR; encoded by the coding sequence ATGGCTCACCCGTGGCACGACGTCGACCCGGGCGGCAACGTTGAGGAACTCTTTTTCAGCGTTATCGAAATATCCAAGGGAAGCAAGAACAAGTACGAGCTTGACAAGAAAACCGGCCTGTTGATGGCCGATCGCGTCCTGTACAGTGCCGTTCACTACCCGGCCAACTACGGTTTCATCCCGCGGTCGTATTGCGATGACGGTGACCCGCTCGACGTGCTCGTGCTCTGCCAGGAGCCGCTCTCGCCGATGTGCATCGTAGCCTGCAAAGCGATCGGGATGATGTCAATGCGTGACGAAAAAGGGCAGGATGACAAGATTCTTGCCGTCCACGCGACGGACCCGGCATACAACGCCTACGACGACATCTCCGCCCTCCCCCGCCACGTCATCAACGAGCTGCAGCGATTCTTCCTCGATTACAAGGTCCTGGAGCACAAAGAGGTGGTCGTGGAGGATTTCCGGGGACGAATCGACGCCGTGAACACGATCAGGGACAGCCTGCGGCTGTACCGTGAATGCCTGCCGGATATCAGGAAGGGAGAAACCGATGGCCGATGA
- a CDS encoding response regulator, whose amino-acid sequence MKILVVDGDPITKRLLTGLLNQEDFETLQAATVKEALHFLRSETSIQLIISDIVMPDTDGFQLLKFVKGNRQFSQIPFLVCTDVGDSEAVMRAGELGASAYLVKPVSKESLLPKVQKALEETDGSVLIVDDDSTIRDLLARITERDGYLTLTADSGENAMQVMKRNRVFVVISDIAMPGMDGMELLVSLKSGYPDVPVLLITGQAGRYSREEAISAGADGYITKPFKSADILRTLAGLK is encoded by the coding sequence ATGAAGATCCTAGTTGTCGACGGTGACCCAATCACCAAGCGTCTGCTGACCGGGTTGCTTAACCAAGAAGACTTTGAGACTCTGCAGGCAGCAACAGTCAAGGAAGCTCTTCACTTCCTGAGAAGTGAGACCTCGATCCAGCTGATAATCTCAGACATTGTCATGCCGGACACCGATGGTTTTCAGCTTCTGAAGTTCGTGAAGGGAAACCGACAGTTCAGTCAGATACCGTTCCTGGTATGTACGGACGTCGGAGATTCCGAAGCCGTTATGCGGGCGGGCGAACTGGGAGCCAGCGCCTACCTGGTAAAGCCGGTCAGCAAGGAGAGCCTTCTTCCTAAAGTGCAAAAGGCACTGGAGGAAACAGACGGCTCTGTGCTTATTGTCGACGATGATTCTACTATCAGGGACCTCCTGGCCAGGATAACGGAACGGGACGGTTACCTTACGCTTACCGCCGATTCCGGCGAAAACGCGATGCAGGTGATGAAGAGAAATAGAGTATTCGTGGTCATATCGGATATCGCCATGCCGGGCATGGACGGGATGGAACTGCTGGTAAGTCTCAAGAGCGGCTATCCGGACGTGCCGGTTCTGCTGATCACCGGGCAGGCCGGCCGGTACTCCAGAGAGGAAGCCATCTCTGCGGGGGCGGACGGGTACATCACCAAACCGTTCAAGAGCGCCGACATTCTGCGAACGCTCGCGGGCCTGAAGTGA
- a CDS encoding nucleoside deaminase → MTPEDYDRFMECAIREAQLAFDKSEVPVGAVVIFENKVIGRGHNLTESMHDATAHAEMVALSAAYNHFNDWRLENCYLFSTLEPCAMCAGAAVLSRIKTIVYGARDPKFGGCGSIFDIPGTKRLNHRVELVGGVREAEIAGLMQLFFRHLREGKAPIQ, encoded by the coding sequence ATGACTCCCGAAGACTACGATCGGTTCATGGAATGTGCCATTCGCGAGGCTCAGCTTGCGTTTGATAAGTCGGAGGTTCCGGTGGGCGCCGTGGTCATATTCGAAAACAAGGTGATCGGACGCGGCCACAACCTTACGGAGTCGATGCACGATGCCACCGCGCACGCCGAGATGGTGGCGCTGTCGGCCGCTTACAATCACTTCAACGACTGGCGCCTGGAGAACTGTTACCTCTTCTCAACCCTTGAGCCGTGCGCTATGTGTGCCGGAGCGGCCGTGCTCTCGCGGATCAAGACCATCGTCTACGGTGCCCGGGATCCGAAGTTTGGGGGCTGTGGGTCGATTTTCGACATTCCCGGCACCAAACGCCTGAATCATCGAGTTGAACTGGTCGGCGGCGTGCGGGAGGCGGAGATTGCAGGACTTATGCAGTTGTTCTTCCGGCACCTGCGAGAGGGGAAGGCGCCAATACAGTGA
- the gltA gene encoding NADPH-dependent glutamate synthase — protein MPKQPPRIRSHNFYEVALGYQADIAVEEAARCIQCPKPKCVDNCPVEIDIPGFLKCIAERRFDKGIRILKEKNCLPAICGRVCPQEEQCEMTCVLSKKGGQIAIGRLERFLADWEAQQNQLKLPKVKKKTGKKVAVIGGGPAGLTVAGDLIQLGYDVTILEALHKMGGVLTYGIPEFRLPKAIVSREVDYLKKLGVELVTDFVVGKTRTIDSLLDEFDAIFVGTGAGLPWFMDIPGENLNGVYSANEYLTRMNLMKGYLFPEFDTPIKNHKKVAVIGGGNVAMDCARTALRLGAETRIIYRRSRDELPARLEEIENAEEEGVIFEFLTLPLKYIGDRNGWVREIECLRMELGEPDSSGRRRPVAVEGSEFRFEVDAAVCAIGNSPNPLILSTTPGLEAGKKGNIVADETTGRTARDKIWAGGDVVTGAATVILAMGAGRQAAKSIHEYLTSS, from the coding sequence ATGCCCAAGCAGCCGCCGAGAATACGCAGTCACAATTTCTATGAAGTTGCACTGGGATACCAGGCGGATATAGCCGTTGAGGAGGCTGCTCGCTGTATTCAATGTCCGAAACCCAAATGCGTGGACAACTGTCCGGTCGAAATTGATATTCCCGGATTCCTGAAGTGCATAGCGGAACGAAGGTTCGACAAAGGCATCAGAATACTAAAGGAAAAAAACTGTCTGCCGGCAATCTGCGGCCGGGTCTGTCCTCAGGAAGAACAGTGTGAGATGACTTGTGTGTTAAGCAAAAAGGGCGGTCAGATTGCGATTGGCAGGCTGGAAAGGTTCCTGGCTGATTGGGAGGCCCAGCAAAACCAGTTGAAACTACCCAAAGTCAAAAAGAAAACAGGAAAGAAAGTCGCCGTTATTGGAGGTGGGCCCGCTGGGCTCACCGTGGCCGGGGACCTGATTCAATTGGGATATGACGTTACCATATTGGAAGCGCTGCATAAGATGGGCGGCGTACTCACCTACGGAATTCCGGAGTTTCGTCTGCCTAAAGCAATCGTGAGCCGTGAGGTCGACTACCTGAAGAAACTCGGCGTTGAACTGGTCACCGATTTTGTCGTTGGTAAAACCCGCACTATTGACAGCTTGCTGGATGAATTCGATGCCATCTTTGTCGGTACCGGCGCCGGTTTGCCGTGGTTTATGGATATTCCCGGAGAAAACCTGAACGGTGTTTACTCAGCCAATGAATACCTGACCAGGATGAACTTGATGAAGGGATACCTCTTCCCGGAGTTTGATACGCCCATCAAGAATCATAAGAAGGTTGCGGTTATAGGCGGAGGTAATGTTGCGATGGATTGTGCCCGGACGGCTCTGAGACTCGGCGCTGAAACTCGTATCATATACCGCCGCTCAAGGGACGAACTTCCCGCGCGGCTCGAAGAAATCGAAAACGCGGAAGAAGAGGGTGTTATTTTCGAATTCCTGACCCTGCCGCTCAAGTATATTGGCGACCGGAACGGCTGGGTCAGAGAAATAGAATGCCTACGGATGGAACTGGGAGAACCGGACTCTTCCGGTAGAAGAAGGCCGGTCGCGGTTGAAGGTTCGGAATTCAGGTTTGAGGTTGATGCAGCGGTCTGCGCTATCGGTAACAGCCCTAACCCCCTGATACTCTCGACCACCCCCGGACTTGAAGCGGGGAAAAAGGGCAACATTGTTGCCGATGAAACAACCGGCAGAACCGCGCGAGACAAAATCTGGGCCGGAGGCGATGTTGTTACCGGCGCCGCAACCGTCATTCTTGCCATGGGCGCCGGAAGGCAGGCAGCTAAGTCGATTCACGAATATCTGACTTCAAGCTGA
- a CDS encoding sulfide/dihydroorotate dehydrogenase-like FAD/NAD-binding protein — protein sequence MFKVLSNQMIVPNLHQITLEAPAVAKEVLPGQFVILRADEDGERTPLSVCDWDREIGTITIMFLNIGSTTNRLAHLQEGTYIPTVVGPLGNATETDHYGTVLCVAGCYGIGSIFPIARALKEKGNRLITVLEARSSYLLYWLERFEHISDEVIHITRDGTSGLRGHVGCLQDYLKTLHKPVDRAIINGCTFLMKTGSETTRPFQIKTIVSLNPIMIDGTGMCGVCRVRVGSATKFACVDGPDFDGHDVDWEELLQRRKTYMNEEVVPFRTSRCESHAYKSRG from the coding sequence ATGTTTAAAGTTCTGTCAAACCAGATGATTGTCCCCAACCTCCACCAGATAACGCTGGAGGCACCGGCGGTAGCAAAAGAAGTCCTGCCGGGACAATTTGTGATTTTGCGGGCCGACGAAGACGGTGAGAGAACACCTCTTTCGGTGTGTGACTGGGACCGGGAAATCGGCACGATTACAATCATGTTCCTGAATATAGGAAGTACCACCAATCGACTGGCTCATCTGCAGGAAGGGACCTATATACCTACGGTCGTCGGTCCCCTGGGAAATGCCACGGAAACCGATCATTACGGCACCGTCCTGTGTGTCGCCGGCTGTTATGGTATTGGCAGCATCTTCCCCATCGCCCGGGCCTTGAAAGAAAAAGGAAACAGGTTAATTACGGTTCTTGAGGCGAGAAGCTCGTATCTACTTTACTGGTTGGAGAGGTTTGAACACATCTCTGACGAGGTTATCCACATCACACGGGACGGTACCAGCGGTCTCCGCGGGCATGTCGGGTGTCTTCAGGATTACCTGAAGACTCTGCACAAACCGGTAGACAGAGCCATCATCAACGGTTGTACGTTTCTGATGAAAACAGGATCCGAAACAACCAGGCCCTTTCAAATAAAAACCATAGTCAGCCTTAACCCGATCATGATTGATGGTACGGGCATGTGCGGAGTCTGTCGAGTACGGGTGGGATCTGCAACCAAGTTTGCGTGTGTCGACGGCCCGGATTTTGATGGTCACGACGTTGACTGGGAAGAGCTTTTGCAGAGAAGAAAAACATATATGAATGAGGAAGTAGTACCTTTTCGGACTAGTCGGTGTGAAAGCCATGCCTATAAATCCCGAGGATAG
- a CDS encoding molybdopterin-dependent oxidoreductase, with protein sequence MDNKPLQVKRRTTILNAAEENGIYIPTLCSHKELSPFGGCRMCIVEVEGLNNFPTACTTPVSEAMIIRTHTAQIQSMRMDILQLLMSEHTSSCLVCDESEECKRYSGTVRKAGITTGCRYCPNDGQCELQEVAEHLGVKDIIYPIYYRDLRVEKEDPFYDRDYNLCILCGRCVRMCQEIRTANVLAFKHSGRKTVVGPAFGRTHFESGCEFCGACVSVCPTGTLSEKARKWEGKPDREVVTTCSFCGVGCQMRLLVKGDKVIGSLPVIDDGINNGQLCVRGRFCVNEMVNNYQRLVRPFKTYNDIRVEILWDEAVATAAEQLANCPPNEFGMVVSPNCSNESLYVAQKFCRVAMKSHNIDSSTRTYYGTGFNQYVSLLKKSVSLNDVRKADTILCIGLDTRFGRSVIGVELRRAVAGGTKVITINPRDHNLTLIAQKWLKPVIGHEAELLDTLVSLTDTGSVAGVIKKRPVGNAGSDDLAEVAGLLRDSERCVIMVGSDFLQYQNSGRILQIIEHLAQNVAVGVMPLPSQNNLAGTIMMGSYPELLPGGTSSSNTAERNKLDSLWETELTGFDGQWCASSLHTGSELKVLYLIGETPFGEKPAADFTIFQNIYPPDTSCRVDLMLPAAAFTEEDGTFLNGEGRLQRVCKAVDPPADALPDWRILCAIARKMGVEGFNYKSVKDIQNEIASLVPAFKNCNRPSRTPDPITCEGELTLSNRSTEHLARRSEKHAFLMSSSIAEHSYRGFPLSRFVDGAKAIFPEGIIEINDRDARRAKIISGDDVIVGSSTLSRHWKARVVPEQPQGTVHVRLRQGELIGHNPQAVSIRKGHV encoded by the coding sequence ATGGACAACAAGCCGCTCCAGGTGAAGCGGCGAACAACCATTCTCAACGCCGCCGAGGAGAACGGCATATACATTCCCACTCTCTGTTCGCACAAGGAGTTGAGCCCCTTTGGCGGCTGCCGTATGTGCATAGTCGAAGTGGAGGGACTCAACAATTTCCCGACTGCCTGCACGACCCCCGTTAGCGAAGCGATGATCATCCGAACTCACACGGCGCAAATTCAGTCCATGAGGATGGACATCCTGCAACTCCTTATGAGCGAACACACGTCGAGCTGTCTCGTATGCGATGAGAGCGAGGAGTGCAAGCGTTATTCGGGCACCGTCAGAAAGGCCGGCATTACCACCGGCTGCCGATACTGTCCGAACGACGGCCAGTGTGAGCTGCAGGAAGTTGCCGAGCATCTCGGTGTCAAGGACATCATATACCCAATCTATTACAGGGACTTGAGGGTCGAGAAGGAAGATCCCTTCTATGACCGGGATTATAACCTGTGCATTCTATGCGGCAGATGCGTGCGCATGTGTCAGGAAATTCGCACCGCCAATGTTCTTGCGTTCAAACACAGCGGGAGAAAGACTGTCGTCGGACCCGCGTTCGGCCGCACTCATTTTGAGTCCGGCTGCGAATTCTGCGGCGCTTGTGTATCGGTTTGCCCGACCGGTACGCTATCGGAAAAAGCGCGGAAGTGGGAAGGTAAGCCCGACAGGGAAGTCGTTACCACCTGCTCGTTCTGCGGCGTCGGTTGTCAAATGCGGTTGCTGGTAAAGGGCGACAAAGTGATTGGCAGTTTGCCGGTCATTGATGACGGGATCAACAACGGACAATTGTGTGTACGGGGACGGTTCTGTGTAAATGAGATGGTCAACAATTACCAGCGTCTGGTCAGGCCGTTCAAGACCTACAACGATATCAGAGTTGAAATACTCTGGGATGAGGCCGTGGCGACCGCGGCGGAGCAGCTTGCAAACTGCCCGCCCAACGAATTTGGCATGGTCGTGTCTCCGAACTGCAGCAACGAGAGCCTATATGTCGCCCAGAAATTCTGCAGGGTTGCCATGAAGTCTCACAACATTGATTCCTCCACCAGGACCTACTACGGTACTGGTTTCAACCAATACGTGAGCCTCCTTAAAAAGAGTGTTTCTCTAAACGATGTAAGAAAGGCAGATACCATTCTTTGCATCGGGCTGGACACCAGGTTTGGAAGGTCCGTGATCGGCGTCGAACTCCGCCGAGCCGTCGCCGGAGGTACCAAGGTTATAACCATTAATCCCCGGGATCACAACCTTACCTTGATCGCCCAAAAGTGGTTAAAGCCCGTGATCGGCCATGAAGCTGAACTCCTGGATACGCTCGTTTCACTTACTGACACCGGCAGCGTCGCGGGCGTCATCAAGAAAAGACCTGTTGGTAACGCTGGCTCCGATGATCTGGCCGAGGTTGCCGGGCTGCTCAGGGATTCGGAACGCTGTGTTATAATGGTCGGCTCGGATTTCCTCCAGTACCAGAACAGCGGTCGGATTCTGCAAATCATAGAACATCTCGCGCAAAACGTGGCTGTCGGCGTGATGCCACTGCCGTCCCAGAATAACCTGGCCGGTACGATCATGATGGGCTCTTACCCGGAGCTTCTGCCCGGGGGAACCTCCTCGTCCAACACGGCTGAACGGAACAAACTGGACAGTCTTTGGGAGACCGAACTGACCGGCTTCGATGGTCAATGGTGTGCATCGTCCCTGCATACGGGGTCAGAACTCAAGGTCCTGTACCTGATAGGTGAAACTCCGTTCGGCGAAAAACCGGCAGCTGATTTCACCATATTCCAAAACATCTATCCACCGGACACATCCTGCCGGGTCGACCTCATGCTTCCCGCCGCCGCATTCACTGAAGAAGACGGGACATTCCTAAACGGAGAAGGGCGCCTCCAAAGAGTTTGCAAAGCTGTTGACCCGCCGGCTGATGCCTTGCCTGACTGGAGGATCCTCTGCGCGATCGCCCGGAAAATGGGAGTAGAAGGTTTTAACTACAAGTCTGTCAAGGACATCCAAAACGAAATTGCGTCTCTGGTGCCTGCTTTCAAGAATTGTAACAGACCTTCCCGCACTCCTGACCCAATCACATGTGAGGGCGAATTGACGCTCTCAAACAGGAGCACTGAACATCTGGCAAGGAGAAGCGAGAAGCATGCCTTCCTGATGTCCAGCTCGATCGCCGAACATTCCTACCGCGGATTTCCGCTTTCACGCTTTGTGGACGGTGCAAAGGCGATATTTCCCGAAGGGATCATCGAGATCAATGACAGAGACGCCCGCCGGGCGAAAATAATATCCGGTGATGACGTGATCGTAGGGTCATCTACATTGAGCAGACACTGGAAAGCACGAGTTGTCCCTGAACAGCCTCAGGGAACGGTCCATGTCAGGCTGAGGCAGGGAGAGTTGATTGGGCATAACCCACAAGCGGTGTCGATAAGAAAAGGCCATGTTTAA
- a CDS encoding NADH-ubiquinone oxidoreductase-F iron-sulfur binding region domain-containing protein, giving the protein MNDFGSLVHNARKKWALLNSGKLPVIYVGAASCGRAAGASQTVAAVRKTLKKNKLKATVVEVGCIGPCYLEPLMDITVSGYPRISYANVSPQDAEMIIESFLVNSNPLPERAFGHFGGNGHKITEHIPRFFDLPMMKPQVRVVLRNCGFIDPENLDHYLANDGYQGLKKALEMGWEKVIKEVELAGLRGRGGAGFPTYRKWTICRGYLEKTKYMICNVSEGDPGAFMNRSLIESDPHCVMEGLIIAAFAIGSSHGYIYINCAYHLAISRLKKAAERMRECGLLGKNILGSGFDFDITIKEGAGAFVCGEETALIRSIEGKRGMPRSRPPFPAEAGLFDKPTIINNVETLGVLPSIIRNGASWYRQYGVEGNYGTKTFSLVGKVRRPGLVEVPLGIKLRDIIFAIGGGSWKQYKGVQTGGPSGGCLSEESLDIPVQYESMTAAGSIMGSGGMIVMDEDTCPVDLALYFLHFVQSESCGKCSPCRVGTWHMVTILEKITKGQAKAEDISRLQTLAETVKRTSLCGLGQTAPNPVLTTLRYFRSEYLDHVQEKYCSAGVCKELVTYVIDAQKCNGCQQCANMCPTGAISGRRSELHQIDLNLCIKCRACYEVCRFHPLAGNAIEIRSERGVS; this is encoded by the coding sequence ATGAATGATTTTGGCAGCCTCGTACACAATGCCAGGAAGAAGTGGGCATTGTTGAACAGCGGGAAACTCCCTGTAATATATGTCGGTGCGGCGTCCTGCGGTCGTGCGGCAGGTGCTTCACAGACGGTGGCGGCCGTCAGGAAAACCCTTAAGAAGAACAAACTCAAAGCAACCGTTGTCGAGGTCGGTTGCATCGGACCGTGTTACCTTGAACCACTGATGGATATAACCGTCAGCGGATACCCGAGAATCAGCTACGCCAATGTCTCTCCCCAAGATGCAGAAATGATCATCGAGTCATTCCTGGTCAATTCCAATCCTCTGCCGGAAAGGGCCTTTGGTCATTTCGGCGGGAACGGCCACAAAATTACGGAACATATCCCGAGGTTTTTTGATCTTCCCATGATGAAACCACAGGTGCGAGTGGTTCTGCGGAACTGCGGTTTTATCGACCCCGAGAATCTCGATCACTACCTCGCCAATGATGGCTACCAGGGTCTCAAGAAGGCGTTGGAGATGGGATGGGAAAAGGTAATAAAGGAGGTTGAACTGGCCGGACTTCGCGGCAGAGGGGGAGCCGGCTTTCCGACTTATAGGAAATGGACCATATGCAGAGGCTATCTAGAGAAGACTAAGTATATGATATGCAATGTTTCCGAAGGTGACCCGGGTGCTTTCATGAATCGCTCGTTGATCGAGAGCGATCCGCATTGCGTCATGGAAGGTCTGATCATTGCCGCCTTTGCCATCGGGTCCAGTCACGGATACATCTATATAAACTGCGCCTACCATTTAGCCATCTCCCGTTTGAAAAAAGCCGCGGAACGTATGAGGGAGTGTGGCCTGCTCGGCAAAAACATACTTGGCTCGGGATTTGATTTTGACATCACTATAAAAGAGGGTGCCGGTGCCTTCGTCTGCGGCGAAGAAACCGCGCTGATCAGATCGATAGAAGGGAAGCGAGGGATGCCCCGTTCCCGTCCTCCGTTTCCTGCCGAAGCTGGCTTGTTTGATAAACCGACCATCATCAATAACGTCGAAACGCTCGGCGTGCTGCCGAGCATTATCAGAAACGGGGCGTCATGGTACCGCCAGTACGGTGTGGAAGGGAATTATGGTACCAAGACCTTCTCGCTGGTCGGGAAAGTCCGGCGACCCGGGCTGGTAGAGGTGCCGTTGGGCATCAAGCTCAGGGACATCATCTTTGCGATCGGCGGCGGTTCCTGGAAACAATACAAGGGAGTCCAAACCGGGGGGCCGTCCGGCGGGTGTCTTTCCGAGGAGTCTCTTGACATTCCCGTCCAATATGAATCGATGACAGCAGCCGGTTCGATCATGGGATCCGGCGGCATGATAGTCATGGATGAAGATACCTGCCCGGTCGATCTGGCTCTCTATTTCCTGCATTTCGTTCAAAGCGAATCATGCGGAAAATGCTCGCCCTGCAGGGTCGGCACTTGGCACATGGTGACGATTCTGGAAAAAATCACCAAAGGTCAGGCCAAAGCTGAAGATATTTCGAGACTTCAGACTCTGGCCGAGACCGTCAAGCGTACTTCGCTCTGTGGTCTCGGCCAGACCGCCCCCAACCCGGTTCTGACAACGTTGCGCTATTTCAGATCCGAGTATCTTGACCATGTCCAGGAGAAATACTGCTCCGCCGGCGTCTGCAAGGAACTTGTAACCTATGTCATTGACGCACAGAAATGCAACGGCTGTCAGCAGTGCGCTAACATGTGCCCCACCGGCGCTATTTCCGGCCGACGTTCCGAGTTGCATCAGATTGACCTTAATTTATGCATTAAATGCAGAGCATGTTACGAAGTCTGCCGTTTCCATCCGTTGGCCGGCAACGCTATAGAAATCAGATCTGAACGGGGCGTTTCGTGA